The sequence GGAGCGCGAGGTGAAGAACAACGAGAATTTCCTCAAACAACTCGTCACCGATGAGATCTCCGGTCTCCTCGACACGAATGTCCAGGTAGCGCAACCGCCGCTGCCCGAGGTCGGAGACATCAATCGGAAAAAGGACATCGCTCGCGCTTTCGAGCTCCGCCCGGACTACCGACAGCTCCTGCTCAGCATCCAGAAAAGGCAGATCAATGTGGTCTTCACCCGCAACCAGTCCCTGCCGCAGCTCGATCTCACGGGCAGCCTCGGACTTAACGGAATCGACACGAATTTCCTCTCCAGCGTGCAGCGCGCCAGCGGTGTGAATGGTACCAACCGCAATACCGCCTGGGACATCGGGGCGATCTTCAGCCTCCCGATCCCGAACCGAGAAGCCAAGGGCGACCTGGAAGTAGCCAAACTGCAAAGCCTTCAGGCTTTGGTCGACCTCAAGCGGCTCGAGCAGGCCATCATCGTCGAGGCCGACAATGCTGCTGGGGAAATCGACACCACCCGCAAGCGCATCGAGGCCAGCCGCGTGGCGCGGGAATTTGCCCAGATGACGCTCGATGCCGCCCAGGCCCGTCTCGCCAGCGGGACGTCGACGACCTTCGAGGTCCTGCAATTCCAACGGGATTTCGCCACGGCGCAGGTGAATGAATTGCGCGCGCGGGCCGATTTTATCATCGCGGTGGCCCGGTACGCGAGGCTCACGGGATCGACCCTGGAGCGCAATCGTATCATTCTCGATTGACGCCCTACTTGCGAAGGAAGCCCGTCGGCACTAAAACGGGCGGATGAGTGGCACACTGAAAATCGCAGACCGGGAATTCAACTCACGTCTCCTCATGGGGACGGGGAAGTTTTCCTCCAACGAGGTCATGCGCGACGCCCTCGACGCCAGCGGATGTGAGATCGTGACGGTCGCCCTCCGGCGCGCCGACCTGACGGGCAAAAACGATCCCTTCGCCAATATCCTGGAATTCATCGACCCGAAGCGCTACCTGCTCCTGCCCAATACCAGCGGAGCGAACACCGCCGAGGAGGCGATCCGGCTCGCCCGCCTCGCTGCCGCCGCCGGGCTGCCGAAGTGGGTGAAGCTTGAGATTCACCCCGACCCGCATTACCTCCTGCCCGATCCCATCGAGACGCTGAAAGCCGCCGAGGTGCTGGTGAAGGAGGGCTTCACAGTCCTGCCCTATATCAACGCCGACCCCGTGCTGGCCAAGCGCCTCCAGGACGTCGGCACCGCCACGGTCATGCCGCTCGGCGCTCCCATCGGCAGCAACCGGGGCATCGAGACTCGCGCCCAGATCGAGATCATCATCAGCCAGGCCACCGTGCCGGTCGTGGTGGATGCCGGCATCGGCGCTCCCAGCCATGCCGCCGAGGCGCTGGAGCTCGGAGCGGATGCCGTGCTCGTCAATACCGCCGTCGCGGCTGCCGGTGACCCGGTGGCCATGGCGCGCGCCTTTCGCAAGGCGGTCGAGGCCGCCCGCGAGGCGGTCGAGGCGGGATTGCCCACCCAACTCGACCATGCCGAGGCGACGAGTCCGCTCTCGACTTTCCTGAAAAGTGCTTAAATAAATCGCGAGCCCTCCACGCCCGTGGCCGAAGACAAGCAAACCCCCATGATGAAGCAGTATCTCGCCGCCCGGCGGGAACTGCCGCCGCGCACGATCCTCCTGTTCCGGCTCGGGGATTTCTACGAGATGTTCGGCGAGGACGCGAAGGAGGCGTCGGCCATTCTCAATGTCGCGCTGACCAAGCGCGGCGAGATGCCCATGTGCGGGGTGCCTTCGCATTCGGCCCGTGGTTACATTGAAAAGCTGGTCAAAAGCGGCTGGCGCGTTGCCCTGTGCGATCAGGTGGGCGAGGTGCAGGCGGGCAAGCTCGTCCGCCGCGAACTGACCCAGGTGCTCAGCGCGGGTACGCTGGATGACTTTGGCCTCGATGACCGCAAGCCGAACTATCTCGCCGCCATCTGCCAGCGCAAGGACGGCATCGGCCTGGCGTATTGCGAGCTGAGCACGGGCGAATTTCGCGTGGCGGAGTTGCCGGACCTCGCCGCTGTTCTCAACGAACTGGCTCGCGTCTCTCCGGCGGAAACCATCGCGCCATCGCATCAGGAGGAGTTCTTTCGCGGCGTGGCCGGAGTGAACTTTCTCGACGGCTATATCTTTGAGCCCGAGCCCGCGGCGGAGGTGCTGCTGGAGCACTTCAAGGTGCACTCGCTTGATGGCTTCGGCGTAGCGGAAATGCGCGCAGCAGTGGGCGCGGCTGGGGCGCTCCTGCATTATCTGACCCGCCAGATGCGGCGCAGCGTCTCGCACCTCCGGCGGCTCCAGTCCTACCAGACAAGCCAATACCTTGTGCTCGACGCCGTCACGCAAGCCCACCTCGACCTGGTCGAGTCGCGCGGCGGGAGAGGCATGACGCTCCTCGGCGTGCTGGACCGTGCCGTGACGCCGATGGGCGCGCGCATGATCCGGGAATGGATTCTCCACCCCCTGCGCGATGTGGAGTCCATCGTCGCCCGCCAGCAGGCCATCGCCCGGCTGCTGGAGGATTCAATTCAACTTGGCAAACTCCGGGAGCATCTCGGCTCGATCCGCGACCTTGAGCGGGCCGCCTCGCGGCTCAATGGCTCGTCCGGCAATGCACGCGACCTTGCCGCGCTCGGGGCATCGCTTTCCCTCGTTCCCGCCGTGGCGGACGCCGCACGTGCGATTGGCAGCCCGTTGATCGATTCGCTTGCCGAACGTCTTTCGCCTCTGCCCGAGCTGGTGGAAAGTATCGCCCGCGCTGTGGTGGATGAGCCCCCGGCTCTTTTGCGGGAGGGTGGATTTGTCCGCGACGGCTTTGATCCCGCGCTGGATGAGTTACGCTCCGCTTCCCGAGAGGGCAAGGACTGGATCGCCAATCTCCAGGAGCGCGAGATCACCCGCACGGGGATCAAGTCGCTCAAGGTGCGCTTCACCTCGGTCTTCGGCTATTTCATCGAGATCACGAAGGCCAATCTCCCGTCCGTCCCCGAGGATTATGTGCGCAAGCAGACGACAGTAAACGGCGAGCGATTCATCACCCCCGAGCTCAAGGAGATCGAAAACAAGATCCTCGGCGCCGACGAACGCGCCAAGGCTCGCGAGGCCGAAATTTTCCAGGAACTCCGCGCCCTCGTGGTAGGGCATCTTGCCGCGATCCAGGAGACCGCCGCCTCGCTGGCTTCCCTCGATGCCCTCGGTTCGCTGGCCGAGACGGCGCGCCAACTGCATTACTGCCGCCCGGTGGTGGATGATTCCGGGGTGCTGGAGATCGTGGAGGGACGCCACCCGATCCTCGACTTTCAATCCACCGGCGAGCGGTTTGTTCCGAACGACACCTCGCTGGACACCGACGGCCACCGTTTCGCCATCATCACGGGTCCGAATATGGCGGGTAAATCCACCTACATCCGGCAGGTGGCCCTACTCACGCTCATGGCCCAGATCGGCAGCTACCTGCCCGCGCAATCCGCCCACGTCGGGCTGGTCGATCGTATCTTCACGCGCGTGGGTGCGAGCGACGATCTCACCAAGGGGCAGAGCACCTTCATGGTCGAGATGAACGAGACGGCGAACATCCTCAACAACGCCACCGGCAGCAGCCTTGTCATCCTGGATGAAATCGGGCGCGGCACGTCGACCTTCGACGGTCTCTCCATCGCCTGGAGCGTGGCCGAGCATCTGCACGATGTGATCGGCTGCCGCACGCTCTTTGCCACCCACTATCATGAGATCACCGATCTCGAGCGCACTCGCTCTGGGGTGCTGAATCTCAATGTCGCCGTACGCGAGTGGAACGATCAGGTCATCTTCCTGCGCAAGATCCTCGAGGGTCGCGCGGACCAGAGCTACGGCATCCAGGTCGCCCGGCTGGCAGGATTGCCTGATGTCGTGCTGAACCGTGCCAAGGAAATCCTCAACAACCTGGAAAAAGCAGAACTTAACGCCGAGGGCGAGCCGGTTATTGCCCGCTCCCGCCGGAAAAAGGCGGCGATTCAGAACGGGCTCGATCAGCTCAATCTGATCTAGGGCGCTGGGGGCGGATATATTTTTCGTTGCCGCGTCTGGTGGTTCCTGCGCTTCTATTTCCGTGAAACTCGAAGTGCGGCGCAATCTCTCCCAGATCGCCGGAACCGCGTTGATCGGCCTCTGCGCCGGTCTCGTGGCGGTCTTTTTCCACATCGCGATGGAACGGACCTTTGACTATCTGATCCGAACACCCTCGACTCAAAACCACTGGTGGTTTGGCTACACGACGATCTTCCTGATGGTCGCAGGCGCGGCCTTGACGGGGTTCCTCATTTCCCGTTTCGCTCCGGATGCGCCGGGCAGCGGAATTCCGCAGGTCAAGGCGGCCTATCACTCCGGGCGACTCGATTTTTCCTGGAACCTGATCTGGGTGAAATTCCTCGGGGGCGTGCTCTCGATCGGTACGGGTTCCAGTCTGGGCCGTGAAGGCCCCACGATCCACATCGGCGCAGCCATCGCGAGCAAGGTGGCGAACATTCTCGGTGAGGACAAGGCGGCCAAGGCCAATGCGGTGTGCGCAGGCTCGGCAGCTGGACTCTCGGCTGCCTTCAACAGTCCGCTGGCGGGTGTCACCCTCGTGCTGGAGGAAATCGCCGGAGGCAAGAACCAGCATAAATTCGCCGGGCGGTCGCTGCTCGCCGCCGCCCTCGCGGCCAGCGTGGTGTTTTTCCTGAGCCATGACCAGGCATGTCTGCCCATCGGGAAGGATCTGCTGTTGTCGTGGAAAGTGATGGCGCTCGCCCCGGTGGTGGCGATTTTCTCCGGGTTCTGCGGGCTGACTTTTCAGTATTTCACCTTGCGGCTGCGCAATCGCATGAAGCACATCAAGCTGCCGATGCCCTTCAAGCTGGCGCTGGGGGCCTTCCTGGCCGGTCTGGTGGCGCTGCTCTGTTTCCGCCTCGTAGGGTACGTGGGGGTTTTTGCACTGGGCGAGGTGACCTTGCAAAAGGCGCTCAACCATGAGGTCATCTGGCAGGCGGCCCTAGTGCTGCTCATAGGCAAGATCATCGCGACGAGCCTTTGCTATGGCACGGGCGGCTGCGGCGGCATCTTTGCCCCCATCGTCTTCTTTGGCGCGATGGCGGGGCTGGTGGTTGGAGGGGTGGCCACTCCCTTCCTGGCGCTCACGCCCGATGACCAGGTGCTTCTCGCTCTCGTCGGCATCACGGGAGCTCTCGGAGCAGTCGTTCGCGCGCCCATCACGTCCATCCTTATCGTGATGGAGATGACATGGCAGATTCATGTATTGCCTGCCCTCATGATCGCGGCGGTGATTTCGGTCTTTCTCAATCGCACCTGCTTCCAGGCCAACTTCTACGATGCCGCACTCCTGCAGGATGGCATCAAGATTCCTGATTGATCATGGCGGGCATTGTTCTCATCACAGGCGCCGCGCGCGGCATCGGTCGGGGACTGGCGAAGAAATTTGCGGCGGAAGGCTGGCTGGTGCTGGCCGCTGCGCGACGCACGACCGATGTCTCGCTCGATCCGGCCATTCACGCGATTCCCCTGGATGTGCTTTCCGACGATTCCGTGAGCAGTGCAGCGGCTACGATAGCGGCGGGCTATCCCTGCATCGACATGTTGATCAACAATACAGCGGTTTTCCCAGGTGAGGGCAATGAGCGGTTGGAGGACATTCCCGCGGAGTGGTTTGAGGACGCCTTTGCCACCAATGTTGTCGGGGTGATCCGGGTGACCCGGGCGTTTCTGCCGTTGCTACGGAAATCCGCCTCCGCCCGTATCATCAACATCTCCTCCGGAGCGGGCACGGTTTCGGAAAAGACCGATTCGGCCTACTATCCCTATAGCGTCTCAAAGGCAGCGCTGAACATGCTGACGCGTGCAATGGCGGCTGAGTACCGGGAGGAGAAAATCCCAGTGTTTGCTCTCAGCCCGGGATGGGTAAAAACAGATATGGGCGGCTCCGCCGCGCCGTTGAGCGTGGAGGAATCCGCCGGATCTCTTTTCCAGACGACGACCCGGCTCGAATTGGAGAAAAGCGGAGGTTTCTTCGGGCGCGATGGCGAGGTTTACCCTTGGTAACGCTCAGGCGTTTCGTTGGATGCGCACCTCGGCTACGGCCTTCTCAAAGCTCAGCGTCGCATCGCCCAACAAGGCGGTGGCGTCGATGAGCGAGCCGGTTTTTGCATTTTGCTCCAGGGTTGCCGCAGCACGGCTCACGCCGACGAACCCAAAGTTCGCGGAACTTCCCTTGATCTGATGTGCGACCTTGGCGGCGGCTGAGGCGTCTCCTGCCAATACTTTATCCCGCAACTGCGAGAGGAGGGTTGGCATTTCCGAGACGAACTCCCGGTAGATCTCCACAAAATCGGGGGTGAAACCGTCGGCGATCATGTCGAGTTGTTCCCAATCGATCAGCGCAGACATCGTGGTGGGATTATGCAATGGGATGCGTTGTGGCTCAAGGAGATTAACTCGGGTGTGGCTGGGATCTCTTCTATGTCCATAGAGCTTTGGCGGCCAGACTCTTTGCAAGGAGTTTGAGGTACTTGGAGCGAGCAATCTCCCGGGCGCCGAATCGTTTCAGGTGAGGTGTCACCCACTGCGTATCGAGGAGGAGAAAACCGCCGCTTCGAAGCCGCTCCACCAGGCGTACCAGAGCGACCTTGGATGCGCCCGATACGTAATGGAACATCGACTCTCCAAAAAATGCTGCACCCAGCCGCACGCCATAAAGCCCCCCAGCGAGCTTGCCATCGCGCCAGACTTCCACCGAGTGCGCGGCGCCATTGCGGTGCAGGGCGAGGTAGCTGCGGATGAGAGTCTCGTCGATCCAGGTTTCCTCCCGTTGTCCGCAGGCTCTCATCACGGTCTCGAAGCAGGTATCGATCCGGATTTCCCAGGCTGGGTCGTCCAGGGTTTTGAGGGTTCCATGGGGGATGTGAAAGTCTTCCAGCGGGACGATGCCTCGAGGGTCGGGGGAGAAGCAGCGGATCGACCCATCGGCCATGGCCATGGGGAACCATCCGGAAGCATACAAACCAAGAAGCTGCTCCGACGGAATGATAGTTGCCATAAGAGGGTCGTCCTTTCTAATATCCGCGCGTGAGATGCGTGACAATTTTAATGGGCATTATGTCCCTGCTCCTCGTTGGCGGCTGTTCCGTAGCGGAACAGGACGTGAGCGACGTGGGTCAGCGATTCCAGCAAGGCATTCAGGGCCAGGGACGTATCGTGCCAAATAATCCCACTGCCGACAGCTTCGGCTCCGACTACCAGTAACCAAGCATCTCCGCTCCACAACTCTCATGTCCGTTTCATCCTCCACGCCCGAGGACAAGATCGTCATTCTCGATTTCGGGTCCCAATACACGCAAGTCATCGCCCGCCGCATCCGCGAGTGTCACGTTTACTCGGAGATCGTTCCGTTCACCACCAGCGCCGCGCAGATCAAGAAACTCGCCCCGAAGGGCATCATTCTCTCCGGCGGCCCGGCCAGTGTTTATGCCAAGGGCGCGCCCAAGGCGGACAAGGGGATTTACAAGCTGGGCATCCCGATCCTCGGCATCTGCTACGGCATGCAGCTCGTTTCGCGTGATCTCGGCGGCCAGGTGGAGCGCTCCGCCCGCCGCGAGTACGGCCCGGGCAGCTTGAAGGTGGATCGTCGTTCTGATCTCTTCCACGATCTTCCAGCCACCCTGGACGTCTGGAACAGCCATGGCGACAAGGTGACGAAGATGCCCGAGGGCTTCCGGGCCATCGGCAAGACGGAGAACTCTCCTCATGCCGTCATTGCCGATCCGAAGCGCAAGATTTTCTGCCTCCAGTTTCACCCCGAGGTGGCGCATACGCCAAAGGGCAAGGAGATCATCCAGAACTTTGTCCATCGCATCGCAGGCTGCAAACCGAGCTGGACGATGGGCTCCTTCATCGAGCGCATCTGCCAGCAGATCCGTGAGCAGGTGGGCGACGGGCAGGTGATCCTCGGCCTCAGCGGCGGGGTGGACTCCTCGGTCGCTGCGGCTCTCATTCACAAGGCCATCGGCGACCAGCTCATCTGCATCTTTGTCGACAATGGTCTGCTGCGCGCCCGTGAGACGGCGGCGGTGGAGAAGCTCTTCCGTGACAATTTCCACATCCGCATGAAGACCGTTGATGCCTCGGCGATCTTCCTCAAGAAGCTCAAGGGCGTCACCGATCCCGAGAAAAAGCGCAAGATCATCGGCAACGAGTTCATCAAGGTCTTCGAGGCTGCAGCCCGCGATCTCAAGAAGTCGTCGCCCGGCAAGTACCGCTTCCTCGCCCAGGGCACACTTTACCCCGACGTGATCGAGAGTGTCTCGATTTCCGGCAATCCGGCGGCCTTGATCAAGAGCCACCACAACGTCGGCGGCCTGCCCGAGCGCATGAAGTTTGAACTCGTGGAACCCCTCCGCCAGCTCTTCAAGGACGAGGTGCGCGAGGTTGGCACTGAGCTCGGCCTGCCCAAGGAGGTCGTGCACCGTCAGCCATTCCCGGGCCCGGGTCTCGCTGTCCGTGTCCTCGGGGACATCACGGAGGAAAAGCTCCGCATGGTACGCGAGGCCGACGCCGTCGTACTCGAGGAGATGAAGGCCAGCGGCTGGTACTACAAGGTATGGCAGTCCTTCGCCGTCCTGCTCCCGGTTCGTTCCGTGGGCGTGATGGGGGACGAACGCACCTACGAAAACACCATCGCCCTGCGCGTGGTGGAGAGCCGTGACGGAATGACCGCCGACTGGGTGCGCGTCCCCTACGACATCCTTGCCCGTATTTCGACCCGCATCATCAACGAGGTCGATGGCGTGAATCGCGTCTGCTACGATATTTCCAGCAAACCGCCGGCCACCATCGAATGGGAGTAACCCGAGCCATCTATCCCGGCAGCTTCGATCCGATCACGCTCGGCCATCTGGATATCATCCTCCGGGCGCGTCGGATGTTTGACTCCGTGATCGTGGCGGTCGCCTTCAATGAGGCGAAAAAGCCCCTTTTCACCGAGCAGGAACGTATCGAAATGGTCGAGGAAGCCCTTGGGGGCGCTCCCGGTATCGAGGTGCGTCTGCTCGATGGGCTGCTTGTGGATTTTGCACGTGATCAGGAGGCGTATGTCATCGTGCGCGGATTACGGGCGGTGTCGGACTTTGAGTTTGAGTTCCAAATGGCGTTGATGAACCGGCGGCTGGAACCCCGGCTCGAGACCATTTTCCTCACGCCGAAGGAGGATTACACTTATCTCAGCTCCCGCATCGTCAAGGAAGTGGCCAAGCTCGGGGGCGATGTACGCCCTTTTGTGCCGCCTAACGTTGTGCGTCTGCTCAAGGAGAAGTATTCTAGGGAATGAAAGTCCATCTGCACCAGATCCCCCAGGGCGGTACTTTGCTGATCGAGGGGGAGGAGGACGCATCGTTCCTCGGCCTCGAGGAGGCGGATGCCAAAGCGCTGTCGCCCGTCCGTTACGCGCTCGATGTCGGCTTGTCCGATGGCGGGCTTTTTGCCACCGGGTGGCTGGAAGTCGAGGTCGAGCTTCGTTGCGTCGCCTGTCTCGAAACCTTTCCCACGAAGGTCCGAATCGACCCTTTTGCCCTCCAAAAAGAGTTGGATGGACGAGAGTTGGTTGACTTGACGGAGGAGATTCGAGAAGATATTCATCTTGCCCTTCCCTCGTACCCACGATGTGATGCCGAGGGGGAAAGGGCGTGTCCAGCCAGCTTTCCGCGGGCGTCTGCAACCGAGTCGTCAGGCGCTGTTGCTTGGGATGCCTTGGACAAACTGAAAAATAAAGACTGATTATGGGAGTTCCTAAACGTAAAACCTCTAAGATGCGCCTTCGCACCCGCAAGGCGGCCAACCGCTGGCATGCGCCGAAGCTTTCGAAGTGCCCGCAGTGCGGCGCCGCCGCGCGCTCGCATACCGCTTGCCCGGCTTGCGGATATTACAAGGGACGCCAGGTCCTGACCGTCGACGCTGCTGAATAAGTAGTTCCCGGCGCGCCATGGCTGGTTTGTTCAGCACAGTCGCAAAAATAGATCAAGGGGCCGCTTGTCGGCCCTTCCTCTTTCAATGAGGCTGGCTCTGGATGCCATGGGGGGTGATTATGCCCCCGCGAACCCCGTTGCGGGCGTCGTCCAGGCGCTGCGCCAGTATCCCGATTTCACCGTCATTCTCGTCGGCGACGAAGCCAAGGTCCGTGCGGAGGTAGCGAAGCACGACCTGAGCGGAGTCGCCGATCGCGTCTCGTACCATCATGCCTCGCAGGTCGTGGAGATGGGCGAGAGCGGACTCGAGAGTGTACGGAAGAAGAAGGATTCCTCGGTCAGTCGTGCGATTGATCTCATCAAGGAAGGGAAGGCGGATGCCGTGGTATCCGCCGGACATACCGGCGCGCTCGTCGCCGCCGCGACGATCAAGCTGAGAACCCTGAGCGGGATTCACCGCCCCGGGCTTGCTGTCGTGATCCCGGCCGATCCCAAAGGGTTTCTGCTCATCGATGCAGGGGCCAATATCGATCCGGCTCCCGAGCATATCGTAGGCTACTCGATCATGGGCAGCATCTACGTGCGCGAGATCCTGGGGTACAAGGAGCCCCGCGTCGGGCTGATGTCCATCGGCACCGAGGCGAGCAAAGGCAACGAATTTACCAAGTCCTGCTACGAACTCCTCGAGCAGGCGCCCATTAATTTCGCCGGCAACGTCGAGGGGCATGGGCTTTTTAAAGACCCTGTCGAGGTCGTCGTATGCGACGGCTTTGTGGGCAACATCCTCCTCAAGACCGTGGAAGGGCTGGCCAAGTCGCTCTTCCAGTGGATCAAGAAGGAGATCGTGAAATCTCCCGTCCGCATGCTGGGCGCGTGGCTGACCAAAGGCGCGTTCCAGGCGATTCGCAAGCAGACCAGCACCGACGAGTATGGCGGCAGCCCGCTGCTCGGAGTGAACGGCGTTTGCATCAAGGCCCACGGCAACTCCTCTCCGACGGCCATCAAGAATGCGGTGCGCGTTGCGCGCGAATTTGTTGCCCAACGGGTCAATGAGCGCATAGTAGAGGCCATCGATACCCATCATGAAAAACTCGCCGCGCAGTAAAGTGCGCAAGCCCTCCCGCGCCGTTTCCATCGTCGGAACCGGCAGCTATGTTCCCGAGAAGGTTCTCACCAACGCAGAACTGGAAAAGATGGTCGATACCACGGATGAGTGGATCGTCTCCCGTACGGGCATCAAGGAGCGCCGCATCGCTGCCGAGGGAGAATTCACCAGCCACATGGCGACCAAGGCCGCCCAGCGCGCCATGGAGCAGGCGGGAGTGACGGCAGAGGAGATTCAGCTCATCGTCGTGGCCACGGTCACTCCGGACACCTTTTTTCCTTCGACCGCCTGCCATGTCCAGCGTCAGCTGGGGGCAAAGAATGCGGCCTGTTTCGATATTTCCGCGGCTTGTTCGGGATTTCTCTACGGCATCGAGGTTGCGCAGCAGTTCATCAGCAATCACACCTACGAGACCATTCTCGTCATCGGTGCG comes from Terrimicrobium sacchariphilum and encodes:
- a CDS encoding YceD family protein — encoded protein: MKVHLHQIPQGGTLLIEGEEDASFLGLEEADAKALSPVRYALDVGLSDGGLFATGWLEVEVELRCVACLETFPTKVRIDPFALQKELDGRELVDLTEEIREDIHLALPSYPRCDAEGERACPASFPRASATESSGAVAWDALDKLKNKD
- the guaA gene encoding glutamine-hydrolyzing GMP synthase → MSVSSSTPEDKIVILDFGSQYTQVIARRIRECHVYSEIVPFTTSAAQIKKLAPKGIILSGGPASVYAKGAPKADKGIYKLGIPILGICYGMQLVSRDLGGQVERSARREYGPGSLKVDRRSDLFHDLPATLDVWNSHGDKVTKMPEGFRAIGKTENSPHAVIADPKRKIFCLQFHPEVAHTPKGKEIIQNFVHRIAGCKPSWTMGSFIERICQQIREQVGDGQVILGLSGGVDSSVAAALIHKAIGDQLICIFVDNGLLRARETAAVEKLFRDNFHIRMKTVDASAIFLKKLKGVTDPEKKRKIIGNEFIKVFEAAARDLKKSSPGKYRFLAQGTLYPDVIESVSISGNPAALIKSHHNVGGLPERMKFELVEPLRQLFKDEVREVGTELGLPKEVVHRQPFPGPGLAVRVLGDITEEKLRMVREADAVVLEEMKASGWYYKVWQSFAVLLPVRSVGVMGDERTYENTIALRVVESRDGMTADWVRVPYDILARISTRIINEVDGVNRVCYDISSKPPATIEWE
- a CDS encoding thiazole synthase, which codes for MSGTLKIADREFNSRLLMGTGKFSSNEVMRDALDASGCEIVTVALRRADLTGKNDPFANILEFIDPKRYLLLPNTSGANTAEEAIRLARLAAAAGLPKWVKLEIHPDPHYLLPDPIETLKAAEVLVKEGFTVLPYINADPVLAKRLQDVGTATVMPLGAPIGSNRGIETRAQIEIIISQATVPVVVDAGIGAPSHAAEALELGADAVLVNTAVAAAGDPVAMARAFRKAVEAAREAVEAGLPTQLDHAEATSPLSTFLKSA
- the aat gene encoding leucyl/phenylalanyl-tRNA--protein transferase, translated to MATIIPSEQLLGLYASGWFPMAMADGSIRCFSPDPRGIVPLEDFHIPHGTLKTLDDPAWEIRIDTCFETVMRACGQREETWIDETLIRSYLALHRNGAAHSVEVWRDGKLAGGLYGVRLGAAFFGESMFHYVSGASKVALVRLVERLRSGGFLLLDTQWVTPHLKRFGAREIARSKYLKLLAKSLAAKALWT
- a CDS encoding chloride channel protein → MKLEVRRNLSQIAGTALIGLCAGLVAVFFHIAMERTFDYLIRTPSTQNHWWFGYTTIFLMVAGAALTGFLISRFAPDAPGSGIPQVKAAYHSGRLDFSWNLIWVKFLGGVLSIGTGSSLGREGPTIHIGAAIASKVANILGEDKAAKANAVCAGSAAGLSAAFNSPLAGVTLVLEEIAGGKNQHKFAGRSLLAAALAASVVFFLSHDQACLPIGKDLLLSWKVMALAPVVAIFSGFCGLTFQYFTLRLRNRMKHIKLPMPFKLALGAFLAGLVALLCFRLVGYVGVFALGEVTLQKALNHEVIWQAALVLLIGKIIATSLCYGTGGCGGIFAPIVFFGAMAGLVVGGVATPFLALTPDDQVLLALVGITGALGAVVRAPITSILIVMEMTWQIHVLPALMIAAVISVFLNRTCFQANFYDAALLQDGIKIPD
- the rpmF gene encoding 50S ribosomal protein L32; translation: MGVPKRKTSKMRLRTRKAANRWHAPKLSKCPQCGAAARSHTACPACGYYKGRQVLTVDAAE
- the coaD gene encoding pantetheine-phosphate adenylyltransferase, coding for MGVTRAIYPGSFDPITLGHLDIILRARRMFDSVIVAVAFNEAKKPLFTEQERIEMVEEALGGAPGIEVRLLDGLLVDFARDQEAYVIVRGLRAVSDFEFEFQMALMNRRLEPRLETIFLTPKEDYTYLSSRIVKEVAKLGGDVRPFVPPNVVRLLKEKYSRE
- the plsX gene encoding phosphate acyltransferase PlsX produces the protein MRLALDAMGGDYAPANPVAGVVQALRQYPDFTVILVGDEAKVRAEVAKHDLSGVADRVSYHHASQVVEMGESGLESVRKKKDSSVSRAIDLIKEGKADAVVSAGHTGALVAAATIKLRTLSGIHRPGLAVVIPADPKGFLLIDAGANIDPAPEHIVGYSIMGSIYVREILGYKEPRVGLMSIGTEASKGNEFTKSCYELLEQAPINFAGNVEGHGLFKDPVEVVVCDGFVGNILLKTVEGLAKSLFQWIKKEIVKSPVRMLGAWLTKGAFQAIRKQTSTDEYGGSPLLGVNGVCIKAHGNSSPTAIKNAVRVAREFVAQRVNERIVEAIDTHHEKLAAQ
- a CDS encoding SDR family oxidoreductase: MAGIVLITGAARGIGRGLAKKFAAEGWLVLAAARRTTDVSLDPAIHAIPLDVLSDDSVSSAAATIAAGYPCIDMLINNTAVFPGEGNERLEDIPAEWFEDAFATNVVGVIRVTRAFLPLLRKSASARIINISSGAGTVSEKTDSAYYPYSVSKAALNMLTRAMAAEYREEKIPVFALSPGWVKTDMGGSAAPLSVEESAGSLFQTTTRLELEKSGGFFGRDGEVYPW
- the mutS gene encoding DNA mismatch repair protein MutS, which translates into the protein MAEDKQTPMMKQYLAARRELPPRTILLFRLGDFYEMFGEDAKEASAILNVALTKRGEMPMCGVPSHSARGYIEKLVKSGWRVALCDQVGEVQAGKLVRRELTQVLSAGTLDDFGLDDRKPNYLAAICQRKDGIGLAYCELSTGEFRVAELPDLAAVLNELARVSPAETIAPSHQEEFFRGVAGVNFLDGYIFEPEPAAEVLLEHFKVHSLDGFGVAEMRAAVGAAGALLHYLTRQMRRSVSHLRRLQSYQTSQYLVLDAVTQAHLDLVESRGGRGMTLLGVLDRAVTPMGARMIREWILHPLRDVESIVARQQAIARLLEDSIQLGKLREHLGSIRDLERAASRLNGSSGNARDLAALGASLSLVPAVADAARAIGSPLIDSLAERLSPLPELVESIARAVVDEPPALLREGGFVRDGFDPALDELRSASREGKDWIANLQEREITRTGIKSLKVRFTSVFGYFIEITKANLPSVPEDYVRKQTTVNGERFITPELKEIENKILGADERAKAREAEIFQELRALVVGHLAAIQETAASLASLDALGSLAETARQLHYCRPVVDDSGVLEIVEGRHPILDFQSTGERFVPNDTSLDTDGHRFAIITGPNMAGKSTYIRQVALLTLMAQIGSYLPAQSAHVGLVDRIFTRVGASDDLTKGQSTFMVEMNETANILNNATGSSLVILDEIGRGTSTFDGLSIAWSVAEHLHDVIGCRTLFATHYHEITDLERTRSGVLNLNVAVREWNDQVIFLRKILEGRADQSYGIQVARLAGLPDVVLNRAKEILNNLEKAELNAEGEPVIARSRRKKAAIQNGLDQLNLI
- a CDS encoding Hpt domain-containing protein → MSALIDWEQLDMIADGFTPDFVEIYREFVSEMPTLLSQLRDKVLAGDASAAAKVAHQIKGSSANFGFVGVSRAAATLEQNAKTGSLIDATALLGDATLSFEKAVAEVRIQRNA